A window of the Butyricimonas faecalis genome harbors these coding sequences:
- a CDS encoding glycoside hydrolase family 10 protein, with translation MKHIRLLIPFLILSITTLSAQKSPKREFRGAWIQTVFQSEYAKMTPEEMKADFIRKLDLLQNCGINAIIFQIRPEADAWYLSEIEPWSRFCTGKQGVAPDPLFDPMAFLIKECHRRNMEFHAWLNPFRAGTSGTSTLAETHVYHEHPEWFVTYNKQLLFDPGIPACREYICRVVEDIVSRYDVDAIHMDDYFYPYPVNGIPFPDDNSFRTYGKGYTPDERDNWRRENVNTLIRELKHTIVKTKAWVRFGISPFGIYRNKKSTPDGSGSNTNGLQNYDNLYADITLWAKKKWIDYNIPQIYWEIGHPAADYITLAKWWDKNAHDIHLYIGQDVARTMKASDLTRKMELSRSLHHVKGNCFWPANEIVWNTDGIADSLQEHYHKTPALIPAYTHMHNGRPKKIASPRAERTEKGYTVKWFARGDRKDPRNPQYFVIYRFLPGQKIDLNNPDNIAAITRYTECYIPNKKLKCRYVITAVDRFHNESKGKRIKGM, from the coding sequence ATGAAACATATTCGGCTACTCATTCCATTTTTGATCTTAAGCATAACCACCTTATCTGCACAAAAGTCTCCCAAACGAGAATTCCGCGGGGCATGGATTCAAACCGTTTTCCAAAGCGAATACGCTAAAATGACTCCGGAAGAGATGAAAGCGGATTTCATCCGTAAACTCGACCTGCTACAAAACTGTGGGATCAATGCCATCATTTTTCAAATACGTCCGGAAGCCGATGCGTGGTACTTGTCGGAGATTGAACCTTGGAGCCGTTTCTGTACGGGCAAACAAGGAGTTGCCCCCGATCCGCTATTCGATCCCATGGCTTTCTTGATCAAAGAGTGTCACCGCCGCAACATGGAGTTTCACGCTTGGCTGAACCCTTTCCGTGCCGGAACTTCCGGAACCTCCACGCTGGCAGAGACTCACGTGTATCACGAACATCCCGAATGGTTTGTCACCTACAACAAGCAGCTACTTTTCGATCCGGGAATCCCTGCTTGCCGGGAGTATATTTGCCGGGTCGTGGAAGATATTGTAAGCCGTTATGACGTGGATGCCATCCACATGGATGACTACTTTTACCCGTACCCCGTGAACGGAATACCCTTCCCCGATGACAACAGCTTCCGCACGTACGGGAAGGGATATACCCCAGACGAACGGGATAACTGGCGACGAGAAAATGTCAATACATTAATCCGGGAACTGAAACACACCATCGTAAAAACGAAAGCATGGGTACGTTTCGGGATCAGCCCCTTCGGTATTTACCGGAATAAAAAAAGTACGCCAGACGGTAGCGGCAGTAATACCAACGGGTTGCAAAATTACGACAACCTGTACGCGGACATCACATTATGGGCCAAAAAGAAATGGATTGACTACAATATTCCCCAGATATACTGGGAGATCGGTCATCCAGCCGCAGACTATATCACGCTGGCTAAATGGTGGGACAAAAATGCTCACGACATCCACCTGTATATCGGCCAAGACGTGGCTCGCACGATGAAAGCTTCCGACCTTACCCGAAAAATGGAACTCTCCCGTTCCTTGCACCACGTGAAAGGCAATTGCTTCTGGCCCGCGAATGAAATCGTATGGAACACCGATGGTATCGCTGACAGCCTTCAAGAACACTATCATAAAACCCCGGCACTTATTCCGGCCTATACCCACATGCACAACGGCCGTCCGAAGAAAATAGCCTCTCCCCGAGCTGAACGCACGGAAAAAGGCTACACGGTAAAATGGTTTGCCCGAGGAGATCGTAAAGATCCGCGGAATCCGCAATACTTTGTGATCTACCGCTTCTTGCCCGGACAAAAAATAGATCTGAACAATCCGGACAACATTGCAGCCATCACCCGTTACACGGAATGCTACATTCCAAACAAAAAACTCAAATGCCGCTACGTGATCACGGCTGTCGACCGCTTCCACAACGAATCGAAAGGGAAAAGGATAAAAGGAATGTAA
- a CDS encoding LytTR family DNA-binding domain-containing protein, translating to MKKQLVISTSIDLVRVAPDRIVYITSDGNYSTLVQTDNEVRMLSYQLGQIEKMISTQLGNEGNIFIRIGKSLIINRSYVYYINIPKQKLTLSDVVSFNHSVTASKEALKQLKELLEKEVK from the coding sequence ATGAAGAAACAATTGGTCATATCCACTTCTATTGATTTGGTTCGTGTAGCACCGGATAGAATCGTCTATATTACATCGGACGGCAACTATTCTACGCTTGTACAAACCGATAATGAGGTGCGTATGCTTTCTTATCAGTTGGGACAAATTGAAAAAATGATTTCAACCCAACTTGGCAACGAAGGAAATATTTTCATTCGTATTGGAAAAAGTCTAATCATTAACCGCTCCTACGTCTACTACATCAACATTCCTAAACAGAAGTTGACTCTATCAGATGTGGTATCATTTAATCATTCTGTAACTGCATCTAAAGAGGCGTTAAAACAGTTGAAGGAGCTATTGGAAAAGGAGGTAAAATAA
- the pbpC gene encoding penicillin-binding protein 1C, with the protein MSYSTVVTDRNGELLGARVADDGQWRFPPSETLPEKFVKALIEFEDHRFYAHCGVSARAIVRAIVQNLRNGRIVSGGSTLSMQVIRLSRQKPRTIWQKVVEMFMATRLEARYTKEEILRIYASHAPFGGNVVGIDAALWRYLGDSGADLSWAEAATLAVLQNAPSLIHLNKNRNALLGKRNRLLSRLHEKGELSDDDYCLAIEEPLIGEPYPMPQYTPHLVEYYNKTAHGKHTTVHIDIALQERVEELATRWCQELRLQNIRDLAVVMVEVESGEIVAYCGNSDMSFEREGKWVDIARANRSSGSILKPLLYTVALQEGIILPETLLPDVPTDFRGFTPKNFDGTYAGAIAADEALALSLNIPNVHLLKAYGVARFAETLQRAGFVSLNRSTDKYGLSLVLGGAEVCLCDVVSCYARMAACYIDTTAYAEFPLRDRVALYHTFNAMREVNRPDQMDWRRATSVQNVAWKTGTSYGSRDAWAIGVTPQYVVGVWVGNADGSGVAELTGARIAGPILFDMLNLLSYSEWFAEPCSTDGVTLKVCVHSGHLAGRYCTDTKEVLLPRNSVKSLSCPYCKEFNVSLDGLRLITDRSEPTRAERYFVLPPLMEHYYKQQHQEYIPLPTKILTNDVAGSAFHFVYPSDGSIVSVSKQMDGMRGSVVCQVVHSLSTQLFWHLDDSFIGTTSNVHKMQIQPSLGYHTITVVDGFGSLQTISIIVK; encoded by the coding sequence GTGTCATACTCAACTGTTGTAACAGATAGGAATGGAGAGTTACTGGGGGCTCGTGTGGCTGATGACGGTCAGTGGCGTTTCCCTCCTAGTGAAACACTTCCCGAGAAGTTTGTTAAAGCACTCATCGAATTCGAAGATCATCGTTTTTATGCTCATTGTGGGGTAAGTGCTCGAGCTATTGTTCGAGCAATCGTGCAGAATCTCCGTAATGGGCGTATCGTGAGCGGGGGTAGCACACTATCAATGCAGGTTATCCGTCTTTCACGCCAAAAGCCCCGCACGATATGGCAAAAAGTGGTTGAAATGTTTATGGCAACACGATTGGAGGCCCGTTACACCAAAGAGGAGATACTACGAATTTACGCTTCACACGCACCTTTTGGCGGTAATGTTGTGGGAATTGATGCTGCTTTGTGGCGTTACCTTGGCGATAGCGGAGCTGACTTATCGTGGGCAGAAGCGGCTACTTTGGCTGTGCTTCAGAATGCGCCATCGCTTATTCATCTTAATAAAAACCGTAATGCATTGCTTGGCAAGAGGAATCGATTGCTCAGTCGTTTGCACGAAAAAGGTGAGTTATCGGATGATGACTATTGTTTGGCAATTGAGGAGCCTCTGATTGGAGAGCCTTATCCGATGCCGCAATATACGCCACATTTGGTGGAATATTATAACAAAACGGCTCATGGCAAACATACTACAGTTCATATAGATATTGCGCTACAAGAGCGAGTGGAAGAACTTGCAACAAGGTGGTGTCAAGAATTACGATTGCAAAATATTCGTGATCTTGCTGTTGTTATGGTAGAGGTTGAGAGTGGAGAGATTGTAGCTTACTGCGGTAATAGTGATATGTCATTTGAGCGTGAGGGTAAATGGGTGGACATTGCCCGAGCTAATCGCTCTTCGGGTAGTATCCTTAAGCCGCTCTTGTATACGGTGGCATTGCAAGAGGGAATTATCTTACCGGAAACATTGCTCCCTGATGTGCCGACCGACTTTAGGGGTTTTACTCCCAAAAATTTTGATGGAACTTATGCGGGAGCTATTGCCGCAGACGAGGCGCTTGCCTTGTCGCTCAATATCCCCAATGTTCACCTATTGAAGGCATATGGTGTGGCTCGTTTTGCAGAGACATTGCAGCGTGCAGGGTTCGTTTCGCTCAACCGTTCTACAGATAAATATGGACTTTCACTGGTATTAGGTGGAGCAGAAGTTTGCCTTTGTGATGTTGTTTCATGCTATGCTCGTATGGCGGCCTGCTATATCGATACAACAGCCTATGCAGAGTTCCCGTTACGAGATCGGGTTGCTTTGTATCATACATTCAATGCAATGCGTGAGGTGAATCGTCCCGACCAAATGGATTGGCGCAGGGCTACTTCGGTGCAAAATGTAGCGTGGAAAACGGGTACAAGTTATGGTTCGCGTGATGCTTGGGCGATTGGTGTTACTCCCCAATATGTGGTTGGGGTATGGGTTGGTAATGCTGATGGAAGCGGAGTTGCTGAACTTACGGGAGCAAGAATTGCCGGACCTATTCTTTTTGATATGTTGAATTTGTTATCTTACTCGGAATGGTTCGCTGAGCCATGTTCTACAGATGGTGTAACTCTTAAAGTATGCGTCCATTCGGGACATCTTGCAGGTCGATATTGTACCGATACGAAAGAGGTGTTACTACCTCGCAATAGTGTCAAAAGTCTTTCTTGTCCCTATTGCAAAGAGTTTAATGTTTCTCTTGATGGCTTACGGCTCATCACAGACAGAAGTGAACCAACTCGTGCTGAACGATATTTCGTACTACCACCCCTTATGGAGCATTATTATAAGCAACAACACCAGGAGTACATCCCATTACCAACAAAAATTTTGACTAATGATGTTGCAGGAAGTGCATTCCATTTTGTTTATCCCAGTGATGGTAGTATTGTATCTGTGTCCAAACAGATGGATGGAATGCGAGGTTCTGTGGTCTGTCAGGTTGTACACTCTTTATCAACACAGTTATTTTGGCATCTGGATGATTCATTTATTGGCACGACCTCGAATGTTCACAAGATGCAAATCCAGCCTTCATTGGGTTATCATACTATAACGGTTGTTGATGGTTTTGGTAGCCTACAGACAATATCAATAATAGTAAAATAG
- a CDS encoding phosphodiester glycosidase family protein: MEELKEIRDDQIRIVGEGGSKNPLLRNAWIIILCVLGIVIIGAILLLCKKQKEVEEVELKQPEPALFEPVRFPQPVKPQWIGKEVDSLTAGFVEIRDTLINDIPIKIYIPHNAEMSLHIGRVDKTDTSVVYVAQAADVRADNGGIVGAFVLNGEPKSWGLSKKGFCASIAGKVIVGVADNTSLFEEATMSGGYFFRQYPLVKDGRVIDNEPKGKSVRRAICDRQGEIFMVETGSIESFHDFAQVLADLGVNQAVYLVGSSAYGWAVDETGTTHEFGDSDYYTERHKMPKNINYIVWRRKR, translated from the coding sequence ATGGAAGAGCTTAAGGAAATCCGAGATGACCAAATTCGCATTGTCGGCGAAGGAGGAAGTAAGAATCCTTTGCTGCGTAATGCATGGATTATTATCCTCTGTGTTTTAGGTATTGTTATAATTGGTGCAATCCTTCTGCTTTGTAAAAAGCAGAAGGAAGTAGAAGAGGTTGAATTAAAACAGCCTGAACCTGCCTTATTTGAACCCGTAAGATTTCCCCAACCTGTCAAACCTCAATGGATTGGAAAAGAGGTTGATTCATTGACAGCCGGATTTGTAGAGATTCGAGATACTTTAATCAATGATATTCCCATTAAAATCTACATTCCTCACAATGCAGAAATGTCATTGCATATTGGACGGGTGGATAAAACAGACACAAGTGTTGTATACGTAGCGCAAGCAGCAGATGTTAGAGCAGATAATGGTGGTATTGTAGGAGCCTTTGTCCTAAATGGAGAACCTAAATCTTGGGGACTATCGAAGAAAGGTTTCTGTGCATCAATTGCTGGAAAGGTAATAGTTGGAGTTGCTGATAATACTTCCCTTTTTGAGGAGGCTACCATGAGTGGTGGATATTTTTTCAGACAGTATCCGCTTGTTAAAGATGGCCGGGTAATCGACAACGAGCCAAAAGGAAAGTCTGTCAGGAGAGCGATATGTGATCGTCAAGGTGAAATTTTTATGGTGGAAACAGGTAGCATAGAATCATTTCATGATTTCGCACAGGTATTAGCTGATCTGGGTGTTAATCAAGCTGTGTATCTTGTTGGTTCTTCTGCATACGGATGGGCGGTTGACGAAACTGGTACAACTCATGAATTTGGAGATAGTGACTATTATACAGAACGTCATAAAATGCCCAAAAACATTAATTATATTGTATGGAGAAGAAAACGATAA
- a CDS encoding alpha-2-macroglobulin family protein, with protein sequence MKTALQKFWIAILAVVSFVACESKETMTPEEAAGWVAAYSPERIDIDATIRIEATKTLFEHIDTLRSLDNVFRFTPSVKGSAHYVNGGKVIEFIPEQGGLELGEQYNCRVGISSLTGIDSLKDFSFYFVVERREAQLTDLHVSIDPDNVEQVIVTGKMLFSSEPGEQSTDASFLDCNVNDAKSAIRTTDEKSCYAFTITSIKRKSDDFIMQIKYNPRGEFSMATSSVVIPGLSEFKLLSAKRCEAVQPYINLEFSAPLASEQELDGLITIDDVDAVRIERRGTNVKVYYPVNGLTDIVLRVSELIRTNDGRTLQGDIEQHFEQKVIAPAIEIPISGTILPDGSNLTFPFRAVNLVAVDVEVIKIYTDNVLTFLQENEINATYGLRRVGRLIYKQTVRLDKDEKLNLHQWQNFSIDLKNLFRQERGAIYNIRLSFRKAYSLYDKVKIGEIDINSGLTRSDRDEWDKKYADINRMPADYDWYNYNWRERDDPSKESYYMTMDHMPEYNLMASDLGLIVKRADSDKLWCTVSNLMTANAMSGVRVIAYNYQMREIGSAYTDEKGFADFIVDGNPFVVTASNGVSKTYLKINGGHELSTSCFDVGGKNIPQGIKGFVYGERGVWRPGDDIYLTLIVEDKQKALPKNHPVIMELYTPEGQLYDRQTLTQSVDGIYVFQTATTDDAPTGSWDACFKVGGQTFHYTVRVETIKPNRLKINISSPEVLYSGKPENIGIEAHWLTGPVAAGLKVNVEMLFYNNPQPFERYNDYLFSNPLYTNSHSKQNVLSCQLDSLGKCSNAYFLPIAENAPGMMQANLIARVAEAGGDESLTSRSVRYSPYVSYVGVNLQDREFETDCDLHFPVITLDAEGRFIERNLTYKIYHLNWSWWWEGSANDLNKYVQSTTAEVVASGRVVTTQGKGEITFRVDYPSWGKYLIYVKDSISTHASGGVVYIDRLDWRGHSAKSDPTAATMLSFSLDKRNYEVGEYATVYFPKSADSRVLLSIENGSHVLSREWVRTSPKEETAHRILITKEMAPNFYIHASLLQPHAQTANDLPIRMYGVEGAEVVDRRTILHPVIEVADEILPQQEFLIKVREQDDKPMSYTLAIVDEGLLDITAFKTPQPWPAMNECEALGVKTWDMYEDVIGAYAGKFTSILSIGGDEALRRAVGKEKRFNPVVKFLGPFTLNKGTKTHKITLPMYVGSVRVMIVAAKNGSYGNADKTVTVRSPLMLLTTMPRQLACGNRINVPINLFALEEGVKDVQVTMNVEGPLSVVGEESKQVTFTRPSEKLVNFELVCDDVRSGQAKIEITAVGGGQNAMETIYIDIANPLPDVIASQSVTLEGGEKYRFDCSDFKSGEAQLTLATMPTIDFGGAFSFVENYSHYCTEQLSARALYMLYARKFLGVEEQKCAEKALSSLLKTITSRQLSSGGFAYWPGNNEAHDWVTSMVGEVLTEARRQGFAVSTQCYDRWKEYQNVSARRYRHTITHAKDLKQAYRLYTLVLAGEQPTAAMNKFRESKSISRQALLRLAATYSLVGRSDIATKLLEKYDATPIVNGTYETFWSTLRDEAMALEAWLLVGDKVKAFEVAQDIANNFSAIYSSTQEVAFVCIAMSRMGDMVGNSSSQVAITEGDESTKIIRNLRGVQQFDLTPANGFIEVENQGEEAVSLSLMLKRKPYATEVVKPDAKGVEIDVQYTDLVGNAISIDKLRQGQEFLAKIKVNMKANNTQSMALTYTVPSGWEIWNERLVGGNADAVATYIDVRDDRICWYFSGESGKSKCFTVRLRAAYTGVFVLPPTICEDMYNPACRANTPNSKTSVVQ encoded by the coding sequence ATGAAGACTGCTTTACAAAAATTCTGGATCGCAATTTTGGCTGTGGTGAGCTTTGTTGCTTGCGAATCGAAAGAGACTATGACACCTGAGGAGGCTGCCGGTTGGGTAGCTGCTTATTCTCCTGAACGCATCGATATTGATGCTACAATTCGTATTGAAGCAACGAAGACACTGTTTGAGCATATTGACACCCTGCGCTCTCTTGATAATGTGTTTCGATTTACTCCCTCTGTCAAGGGATCAGCGCATTATGTCAATGGTGGTAAGGTTATTGAATTTATACCTGAGCAAGGAGGGTTAGAGTTGGGTGAGCAATACAACTGTCGAGTTGGAATATCAAGTCTGACCGGAATTGATTCGTTAAAAGATTTCTCATTCTATTTTGTTGTTGAGCGAAGAGAAGCGCAGTTGACAGACCTTCATGTGAGCATTGATCCCGATAATGTAGAGCAGGTTATCGTTACAGGTAAGATGTTGTTCAGTTCCGAGCCGGGCGAACAATCAACCGATGCATCATTTCTTGATTGCAATGTAAACGACGCAAAATCTGCCATACGGACAACTGACGAAAAGTCGTGTTATGCGTTTACAATTACAAGCATAAAACGCAAATCTGATGACTTTATAATGCAGATTAAATATAACCCGAGAGGAGAGTTTTCAATGGCTACCTCTTCGGTTGTCATTCCGGGATTGTCTGAGTTCAAGTTACTCTCTGCCAAGCGATGTGAGGCAGTACAGCCCTATATTAACTTAGAGTTTTCAGCACCTCTTGCATCTGAACAGGAATTGGATGGTTTGATTACGATTGACGATGTTGATGCTGTTCGTATCGAGCGTCGAGGCACTAATGTTAAGGTATATTATCCTGTAAACGGTCTTACCGATATTGTGTTAAGAGTGTCGGAACTTATTCGAACAAATGATGGTAGAACACTGCAGGGCGATATCGAGCAGCATTTCGAACAGAAGGTCATTGCGCCAGCTATAGAAATTCCTATAAGTGGTACAATTCTCCCTGATGGCAGCAACCTCACTTTCCCCTTTCGTGCAGTAAACTTGGTGGCAGTGGATGTTGAAGTGATAAAGATTTACACCGATAATGTGCTGACATTTTTGCAGGAAAATGAGATAAATGCGACCTATGGGTTACGTCGAGTTGGTAGATTGATATACAAGCAAACCGTTCGTTTGGATAAAGATGAGAAACTTAATCTTCATCAGTGGCAGAATTTTTCAATAGACTTAAAAAATTTGTTTCGTCAAGAGCGTGGGGCTATTTATAATATCAGGCTATCATTTCGCAAAGCCTACTCTCTATATGATAAGGTGAAGATTGGTGAAATTGATATAAATTCCGGCTTAACAAGGAGTGACAGGGATGAGTGGGATAAAAAATATGCCGACATCAATCGTATGCCAGCCGACTATGATTGGTATAACTATAATTGGCGAGAACGTGATGACCCCTCAAAAGAAAGTTACTATATGACAATGGATCATATGCCCGAGTACAATCTGATGGCATCAGATCTCGGATTGATTGTGAAGCGTGCTGATTCCGATAAGTTGTGGTGTACGGTGTCGAATTTGATGACAGCAAATGCAATGAGTGGAGTTCGTGTAATTGCATATAACTACCAGATGCGTGAAATTGGCTCGGCATATACTGATGAAAAAGGCTTTGCCGACTTCATAGTCGATGGAAATCCTTTCGTAGTAACGGCATCTAATGGCGTGTCTAAAACCTATTTGAAAATCAATGGTGGTCACGAACTCTCTACAAGTTGCTTTGACGTTGGAGGTAAGAATATTCCGCAAGGTATAAAAGGCTTTGTATATGGAGAGCGTGGGGTTTGGCGTCCGGGCGATGATATTTACTTGACACTTATTGTGGAGGATAAACAAAAGGCATTGCCCAAAAATCATCCTGTGATAATGGAACTCTATACACCGGAGGGACAACTCTACGATAGACAAACTCTAACGCAGAGTGTAGATGGTATTTATGTTTTCCAGACAGCAACCACAGATGATGCACCTACCGGAAGTTGGGATGCTTGTTTCAAGGTTGGTGGACAGACATTTCATTATACGGTAAGAGTTGAAACTATCAAACCCAATCGTTTGAAAATAAATATCTCTTCGCCTGAGGTGTTGTATAGCGGAAAACCGGAAAATATTGGTATTGAAGCACATTGGTTGACAGGTCCTGTTGCTGCAGGTTTAAAGGTTAATGTAGAAATGTTATTTTATAACAATCCTCAGCCGTTCGAGCGATATAATGATTATTTGTTTAGCAATCCGCTTTACACCAATTCTCACTCGAAACAAAATGTCCTCTCTTGTCAACTCGACTCGTTGGGAAAGTGTTCAAATGCTTATTTTTTGCCTATTGCAGAAAATGCACCGGGTATGATGCAGGCGAATCTTATTGCAAGAGTAGCGGAGGCTGGTGGCGATGAGAGTCTGACTTCTCGTTCCGTGCGATATTCGCCTTATGTAAGTTATGTTGGAGTTAATCTTCAGGACAGAGAATTTGAGACTGATTGTGATTTGCATTTCCCCGTTATTACTCTTGATGCAGAAGGTCGTTTCATTGAGCGCAACCTCACCTACAAAATTTACCATTTAAATTGGAGTTGGTGGTGGGAAGGCTCGGCCAATGATTTGAATAAGTATGTTCAGAGTACAACCGCCGAGGTTGTTGCATCAGGAAGAGTGGTGACCACGCAAGGTAAAGGTGAAATTACTTTCCGTGTAGATTATCCATCTTGGGGGAAGTATTTGATTTATGTAAAAGATTCTATCAGTACGCATGCATCAGGAGGTGTTGTGTATATCGATAGGCTAGATTGGCGAGGGCATTCTGCTAAGAGCGACCCAACGGCTGCGACGATGTTATCCTTCTCACTCGATAAACGTAACTACGAGGTTGGTGAGTATGCTACCGTATATTTTCCTAAATCGGCAGATAGCCGTGTTTTACTATCCATTGAAAATGGTTCTCATGTTCTCTCGCGCGAGTGGGTTCGTACATCTCCTAAGGAAGAAACTGCACATCGCATTTTGATAACGAAAGAGATGGCTCCCAACTTCTATATTCATGCTTCGTTGTTGCAACCTCACGCACAAACGGCAAATGATTTGCCGATACGCATGTATGGGGTTGAGGGGGCAGAGGTTGTTGATCGTCGCACTATCCTCCATCCTGTAATTGAGGTGGCTGACGAGATATTGCCACAGCAGGAGTTCTTGATTAAGGTGCGAGAGCAAGATGATAAGCCTATGAGTTATACGTTGGCAATTGTAGACGAAGGATTGCTCGATATTACAGCATTCAAGACGCCACAACCTTGGCCAGCGATGAACGAGTGCGAAGCATTGGGTGTGAAGACTTGGGATATGTACGAGGATGTTATCGGTGCTTATGCCGGTAAATTTACTTCAATATTGAGCATTGGTGGTGATGAAGCACTTCGTCGTGCTGTAGGAAAAGAGAAGCGATTTAATCCGGTGGTTAAGTTTCTCGGTCCATTTACGCTGAATAAAGGAACAAAAACACATAAAATCACACTTCCGATGTATGTTGGCTCGGTGCGTGTAATGATTGTGGCGGCTAAGAATGGTTCATATGGTAATGCGGATAAAACTGTTACTGTGCGTTCTCCACTGATGTTGCTTACCACAATGCCTCGTCAATTGGCGTGTGGAAACCGCATTAATGTGCCAATCAATCTCTTTGCTCTAGAGGAAGGTGTAAAGGATGTTCAAGTTACGATGAATGTTGAGGGTCCGTTATCTGTTGTGGGTGAGGAATCAAAACAGGTAACATTCACACGGCCATCGGAAAAGTTAGTTAATTTTGAATTGGTATGTGATGATGTCCGTAGTGGTCAGGCAAAGATTGAGATAACAGCTGTTGGTGGCGGTCAAAATGCGATGGAAACAATCTACATTGATATTGCTAATCCACTTCCAGACGTTATTGCGTCGCAGTCTGTAACGCTTGAAGGTGGGGAAAAATATCGTTTTGACTGCTCTGATTTCAAGAGTGGAGAGGCACAACTGACGCTTGCCACAATGCCGACCATTGACTTTGGAGGGGCATTCTCGTTTGTCGAGAATTATTCGCACTATTGCACAGAACAACTTTCAGCAAGAGCTTTATACATGCTCTATGCAAGAAAGTTCTTGGGAGTGGAGGAACAGAAGTGTGCGGAAAAGGCATTGTCTTCATTACTTAAAACCATTACCTCACGACAACTCTCATCGGGTGGATTTGCCTACTGGCCGGGTAATAATGAGGCGCATGATTGGGTAACTTCAATGGTTGGAGAGGTATTGACCGAGGCTCGACGACAGGGATTTGCGGTATCAACACAATGTTACGACCGTTGGAAAGAGTACCAAAATGTTTCCGCCCGTCGCTACCGTCACACGATCACCCATGCAAAAGACTTAAAGCAAGCATACCGCCTATACACGCTTGTTCTTGCCGGAGAACAACCAACTGCAGCTATGAATAAGTTTAGGGAGTCGAAGAGCATTTCGCGACAGGCTCTTTTGCGTCTTGCTGCTACCTATTCTTTAGTAGGACGTAGCGATATTGCTACCAAGTTACTCGAAAAGTATGATGCAACACCTATTGTCAATGGCACGTATGAAACCTTTTGGTCAACATTACGCGATGAGGCGATGGCCTTGGAAGCTTGGTTGTTGGTAGGTGATAAGGTAAAGGCATTTGAGGTCGCGCAAGATATTGCCAATAACTTTTCTGCCATCTATTCATCAACGCAAGAGGTTGCCTTTGTCTGCATTGCAATGAGCCGTATGGGTGATATGGTTGGAAATAGCTCGTCTCAGGTTGCTATTACAGAAGGTGACGAATCTACAAAAATCATTCGCAATCTTCGGGGTGTACAACAATTCGACTTGACTCCTGCCAATGGATTTATCGAGGTGGAAAATCAAGGTGAAGAGGCGGTATCACTCTCACTGATGCTGAAGCGTAAACCATATGCCACTGAGGTGGTCAAACCCGATGCAAAAGGTGTAGAGATTGATGTCCAATATACCGATTTGGTTGGCAATGCAATCTCTATTGATAAGCTTCGACAAGGGCAGGAATTTCTGGCAAAAATAAAAGTGAATATGAAGGCTAATAATACTCAATCTATGGCACTTACTTATACTGTACCATCCGGTTGGGAGATTTGGAACGAACGGTTGGTTGGCGGTAATGCTGATGCTGTAGCAACATATATCGATGTCCGAGATGATCGTATCTGCTGGTATTTCTCGGGAGAATCAGGAAAGAGCAAGTGCTTTACCGTTCGCTTACGTGCTGCCTATACCGGTGTATTTGTTCTTCCACCGACCATTTGTGAAGATATGTATAACCCGGCTTGTCGAGCAAATACACCAAACAGCAAAACAAGTGTGGTTCAATGA